From Candidatus Pedobacter colombiensis, one genomic window encodes:
- a CDS encoding glycosyltransferase — translation MQNFAPIALFVYNRPDHTRRTLNALQKNNLAEDSRLFIFSDGARNSGEDENVKAVRDLAHSITGFKSVEVIERERNYGLANSVIEGVSRLSKEYGRTIVLEDDVLTSPYTLQYFNDTLNKYNDVEKVMHVTAYMYPIPDANLPQTFFLRIASSQAWATWDRAWKNFEPDIDKIIARFDEQSKYQFELEGGMNFWKHVMEFKHGRNNSWAIRWYSSVFLNKGLSVNPALSLIENIGHDGSGVHSGVSTIYEGAINNFRITEFPDQLEEYKPGYKAVRHFLKHRKGSYWQRGVRYLNHVFTKLKRM, via the coding sequence ATGCAAAACTTTGCTCCTATTGCTCTTTTTGTTTACAATCGTCCTGATCATACGCGCAGAACACTCAATGCTCTTCAAAAGAATAACCTTGCGGAAGATTCCCGGCTGTTTATCTTTTCTGATGGCGCACGCAACAGTGGCGAAGATGAAAATGTAAAAGCAGTGCGGGATTTAGCACACAGCATTACCGGTTTCAAATCTGTCGAAGTAATAGAGCGGGAACGTAATTATGGACTTGCCAATTCCGTTATTGAAGGAGTAAGCAGATTGTCTAAGGAATATGGAAGAACTATTGTTTTGGAAGACGATGTACTCACTTCACCATATACACTTCAGTATTTTAATGATACATTAAATAAATACAATGATGTAGAAAAGGTGATGCACGTTACGGCTTACATGTATCCGATTCCTGATGCAAACCTTCCGCAGACATTTTTCCTGAGGATAGCCAGTAGTCAGGCTTGGGCTACCTGGGATAGGGCATGGAAAAACTTTGAACCGGATATCGATAAAATCATCGCCAGATTTGATGAACAGTCGAAGTATCAGTTTGAACTTGAGGGTGGGATGAATTTCTGGAAGCACGTTATGGAGTTTAAACATGGAAGAAATAACTCATGGGCAATAAGATGGTATTCGTCTGTATTTTTAAATAAAGGACTTTCAGTAAATCCGGCCTTATCTTTAATAGAAAATATAGGACATGATGGCTCTGGGGTTCATTCCGGTGTCAGTACCATTTATGAAGGAGCAATCAACAATTTCAGGATAACAGAATTTCCGGATCAATTAGAAGAGTACAAGCCAGGTTATAAGGCCGTAAGACATTTCTTAAAACACCGCAAGGGATCTTATTGGCAACGTGGTGTACGGTATTTAAATCATGTATTTACAAAATTGAAACGCATGTAA
- a CDS encoding glycosyltransferase yields MKIIHLNTYDGHGIGGAAVLRLNKSLKQLGANSVAICLHKFDAQPNVKAISGTILGRVKATLSTFAERYLSKALVKRTKIGFSAQRFGCAVVQNPLIKNADVIHIHWINDGFLSPKFLAQLDELEKPIVWTFYDSSAFTGGCHDHQGCEHYHKECGLCPMLKISGKNDFSHQTWLRKKKAYSELNCHIVASDNLIAGAVKLSSLMGFREVTMIPNSIATNVFKPYLKTEAKKVLKISPDKFVVMIGSMSFQDDIFSDRSYLMEALNDLASRPGLDKGEIELVVLRNKTNVEFPFKTTFLGEISNDEHLAKCYSAADIFLVSSVTEQLPNGVIESLSCATPVVAFKKGEVQQMIKHLENGYLAECGSTEDLATGVEWLYHDENTPDIQKEARRMILTEFSEPVIAEKHLLLYQSLIDLQPK; encoded by the coding sequence TTGAAGATTATACATCTAAATACTTATGATGGACACGGAATAGGAGGCGCTGCAGTTTTAAGGTTGAATAAAAGTTTAAAACAGCTGGGTGCCAATTCCGTTGCAATTTGCCTTCATAAGTTTGATGCTCAGCCTAATGTAAAAGCAATATCAGGTACAATTCTTGGCCGTGTAAAGGCTACATTAAGTACTTTTGCAGAACGATACTTATCTAAGGCTTTAGTAAAGCGCACTAAAATTGGGTTTTCGGCACAAAGGTTTGGCTGTGCTGTCGTACAGAACCCCCTAATAAAAAATGCTGATGTTATTCATATTCATTGGATAAATGATGGGTTCTTATCACCTAAATTTTTGGCGCAGCTAGATGAACTTGAAAAACCTATTGTATGGACGTTTTACGATAGTAGCGCCTTTACAGGAGGTTGTCATGATCATCAGGGTTGCGAACACTATCACAAGGAATGTGGCCTTTGCCCGATGCTAAAAATAAGTGGAAAGAATGATTTTTCTCATCAAACCTGGCTGCGTAAAAAGAAAGCCTACTCTGAATTAAACTGTCATATTGTTGCATCAGATAACCTGATTGCAGGAGCAGTGAAATTGAGTAGTTTAATGGGGTTTAGGGAAGTGACGATGATTCCGAATTCAATAGCAACAAATGTATTTAAGCCTTACCTTAAAACTGAAGCAAAAAAGGTTTTAAAGATAAGTCCTGATAAGTTTGTTGTCATGATTGGTTCTATGTCTTTTCAGGATGATATATTTAGCGATAGATCCTATCTGATGGAAGCATTGAATGATTTGGCAAGTAGGCCCGGACTTGATAAAGGGGAGATTGAGCTGGTTGTATTGAGGAATAAGACCAATGTCGAATTCCCTTTCAAAACAACATTTTTAGGGGAGATTAGTAACGATGAACATTTGGCTAAATGCTATTCTGCAGCAGACATCTTTTTGGTTTCCTCGGTAACAGAGCAGCTGCCAAATGGGGTAATAGAAAGTCTTTCTTGTGCCACTCCTGTGGTTGCCTTTAAAAAAGGTGAGGTTCAACAGATGATAAAACACCTGGAGAATGGTTACCTGGCTGAATGTGGTTCTACAGAAGATCTTGCAACCGGTGTGGAATGGTTGTATCATGATGAAAATACACCTGATATACAAAAAGAAGCCCGAAGAATGATATTAACTGAATTCTCAGAGCCTGTTATTGCAGAAAAACACTTATTATTGTATCAGTCACTTATTGATCTCCAACCGAAATAA
- a CDS encoding glycosyltransferase family 2 protein, which produces MQPKLSVITIVYNNVKDIERTMLSVLNQTYGNIEYIIIDGASNDGTKDLIYNHKSRLAQFISEPDKGIYDAMNKGLSLATGDYVLFMNSGDEIYAPETVAEVFETAASADIYYGETEMFNEKWESLGQRRHRAPENFNWQSFKYGMNISHQAIYVKRSIAGKFDLQYKYSGDIDWIISAAKNASSIVNTHTYVAKYLVGGISKKKQLASLKERFRIFTKYYGLIPNLINHIFISFNLAQYYIRHRRTND; this is translated from the coding sequence ATGCAGCCAAAGTTAAGCGTCATCACCATCGTTTATAATAATGTAAAGGATATTGAGCGGACCATGCTTTCTGTCCTGAACCAAACCTATGGTAATATAGAATATATTATTATTGATGGAGCCTCTAATGATGGGACGAAGGACCTGATCTATAATCATAAATCGAGGTTGGCACAATTTATTTCTGAGCCTGATAAGGGTATTTATGATGCGATGAACAAAGGACTTTCACTGGCAACCGGTGATTATGTGTTGTTTATGAATTCCGGGGATGAGATCTATGCTCCTGAAACGGTTGCAGAGGTATTTGAAACTGCAGCCTCAGCTGATATTTATTACGGTGAAACCGAAATGTTTAATGAAAAATGGGAAAGTCTGGGACAAAGAAGGCATCGTGCACCAGAAAATTTCAACTGGCAAAGTTTCAAGTATGGGATGAATATCAGTCATCAGGCTATATATGTTAAGCGAAGTATTGCTGGCAAATTTGATTTGCAATATAAATATAGTGGAGATATCGACTGGATCATCAGTGCAGCCAAAAATGCATCTAGTATCGTAAATACACATACTTATGTAGCAAAATATCTTGTTGGAGGCATTTCCAAGAAAAAGCAACTGGCGAGTTTAAAAGAAAGGTTTCGGATATTTACAAAATATTATGGGCTGATCCCAAATCTTATTAACCATATTTTTATATCCTTTAATCTTGCGCAGTATTACATCAGGCATAGAAGAACTAATGATTAA
- a CDS encoding glycosyltransferase, protein MIKVLHINTYEGNGGAGRACLRLNDALNANGIDSRIMTYFKFKESAVTEVFSKSPFQKAKAIVNILAERYLSKAVTKAVKIPFSLQWFGSSIVNHPLVKDTDIIHLHWINHGFLSPKFIGELGQLNKPIVWTFHDSNPLTGGCHVRYTCQQYLYECGNCPVLKNSNKNDFSHKTWKSKQKAYSKVNFSIISPSTWMGKCASEASLTKNHTGHVISNALDTDFFKPADKGESRRELGIDLGVKVILAGYMPSTDDRHKGLKELQETIQYLCADPGVDKDKLLLLFYGSNGEGIDLNIPIPYKFAGRIDNDDLLIKLYSAADVFLFPSIEESMGYTALESLSCGTPVAGFNTSGVPDVVVHKENGYLAKLYDTKSLAAGVQWILNEADGTALSLQARSWAVSKFSSQVIARQHIELYNKLMS, encoded by the coding sequence ATGATTAAGGTACTACATATAAATACATATGAAGGCAATGGTGGAGCCGGTAGAGCATGTTTGCGGTTAAATGATGCGCTAAATGCTAATGGGATAGATTCCAGAATAATGACTTACTTTAAATTTAAAGAGAGCGCTGTAACGGAAGTATTTAGTAAAAGTCCTTTTCAAAAAGCTAAAGCCATCGTAAATATTCTGGCAGAAAGGTATCTTTCTAAAGCCGTAACTAAGGCTGTTAAAATTCCTTTTTCCTTGCAATGGTTTGGGAGTTCGATTGTTAATCATCCTTTGGTTAAAGATACTGATATTATTCATTTGCACTGGATTAATCATGGGTTTTTATCGCCGAAATTTATTGGAGAGTTGGGTCAACTGAATAAACCAATTGTGTGGACATTTCATGATAGTAATCCTTTAACCGGGGGCTGTCATGTTCGTTATACCTGTCAGCAGTACTTATATGAATGTGGCAATTGTCCCGTGCTAAAAAACAGTAATAAAAATGATTTTTCTCATAAAACCTGGAAGTCAAAACAAAAAGCCTACTCAAAAGTAAATTTCAGTATCATATCGCCAAGTACCTGGATGGGGAAATGTGCAAGCGAGGCTTCATTGACTAAAAATCATACAGGTCACGTGATTTCGAATGCGCTGGATACAGATTTTTTTAAGCCTGCAGATAAAGGAGAAAGCCGAAGGGAGTTGGGGATTGATTTGGGAGTTAAGGTTATACTTGCAGGTTATATGCCTTCAACGGATGACAGACATAAAGGGCTGAAGGAGCTTCAAGAAACGATTCAGTATTTATGTGCTGACCCTGGTGTAGATAAAGATAAGCTGCTGCTGTTGTTTTATGGGAGTAACGGAGAAGGAATAGACCTCAACATTCCCATCCCATATAAATTTGCAGGAAGAATAGATAATGACGATTTGCTGATTAAACTTTATAGCGCTGCAGATGTATTTTTATTTCCTTCAATTGAAGAAAGTATGGGATATACCGCATTAGAGAGTCTTTCGTGTGGAACACCTGTAGCAGGTTTTAATACATCCGGTGTTCCGGATGTGGTAGTTCATAAAGAAAATGGTTACCTGGCAAAACTATACGATACCAAGTCACTTGCCGCGGGCGTTCAATGGATACTAAATGAGGCTGATGGCACAGCCCTTTCCCTTCAGGCCAGATCCTGGGCAGTTTCGAAATTCAGTAGTCAGGTTATTGCCCGGCAGCATATTGAGCTTTACAATAAATTAATGTCCTAA
- a CDS encoding YjjG family noncanonical pyrimidine nucleotidase encodes MIKHIFFDLDHTIWDFDRNAEETLRELYQLYQLEQLGLHSCEEFIATYTENNHRLWAEYHVGRITKEQLRSERFHKTFRQLGVKPDKIPTQFEEDYVRISPTKTNLFWGSEKVLGYLYEKYALHIISNGFKETTLTKMNVSGLNPYFQNVIISEDVGVNKPHKAIFEYALNKASAKKHESIMIGDSLEADIRGAQDYGIKAIYFNPLKKEKPSDVEWQISNLEELMLHF; translated from the coding sequence ATGATCAAACATATATTCTTCGACCTGGATCATACCATTTGGGATTTTGACCGAAATGCAGAAGAAACCTTAAGAGAGCTATATCAGCTGTATCAGCTTGAACAACTGGGCCTCCATTCATGTGAGGAATTTATTGCTACCTACACCGAAAATAACCATCGCCTGTGGGCAGAATACCATGTAGGCAGAATCACCAAGGAGCAACTGAGGTCGGAAAGGTTTCATAAGACTTTCAGACAGCTGGGTGTTAAACCAGATAAAATACCCACACAGTTTGAGGAAGATTATGTGCGCATCAGTCCTACTAAAACCAATCTTTTTTGGGGTTCGGAAAAAGTGCTGGGCTATCTTTACGAAAAATATGCACTTCATATTATCTCTAATGGTTTTAAAGAAACTACACTGACTAAAATGAATGTTTCGGGTTTAAATCCTTACTTTCAGAATGTTATCATTTCTGAAGATGTAGGGGTAAACAAGCCACACAAAGCTATTTTTGAATATGCTTTAAATAAAGCTTCGGCCAAAAAACATGAGAGCATCATGATTGGTGATAGCCTGGAAGCTGATATTCGTGGAGCACAGGATTATGGAATAAAAGCCATTTATTTTAACCCATTAAAAAAAGAAAAACCCAGTGATGTGGAATGGCAAATCTCTAATCTGGAAGAGTTAATGCTACATTTTTAG
- the upp gene encoding uracil phosphoribosyltransferase — protein MIFDLSKTNSIANVFIAEIRDEQIQKDPMRFRTNMERIGEYFAFEISKTLNYQETETQTPLGVAKTVQLTEQPILATITRAGIPMHKGMLNIFDRAECAFVAAYRKAHKSGHFEIAIEYISSPDLTDRIVIMVDPMLATGMSMVLCCKELMGRYKVKELHIVSAIASAEGIRHVRANLPKAKLWLGAIDEEMTSKSYIVPGLGDAGDLAYGAKV, from the coding sequence ATGATATTCGACCTCAGTAAAACCAATTCTATTGCAAATGTTTTTATCGCTGAGATCAGGGATGAACAAATTCAAAAGGATCCGATGCGTTTTCGCACCAATATGGAGCGGATAGGAGAATATTTTGCATTCGAGATTAGTAAAACCCTTAATTACCAGGAAACAGAAACACAAACTCCATTGGGCGTTGCTAAAACCGTGCAATTGACTGAACAACCTATTCTGGCTACGATTACCCGTGCCGGAATACCCATGCACAAAGGCATGCTCAATATTTTTGACCGTGCAGAATGTGCATTTGTCGCGGCCTATCGAAAAGCACATAAAAGTGGTCACTTTGAAATCGCTATAGAATATATTTCATCCCCTGATCTGACAGATAGAATAGTCATCATGGTTGATCCAATGTTGGCGACGGGCATGAGTATGGTACTCTGCTGTAAAGAATTGATGGGCAGGTATAAAGTTAAAGAACTGCATATTGTTTCTGCAATTGCCAGCGCAGAGGGTATTAGGCATGTAAGGGCAAATTTACCTAAAGCAAAATTATGGCTGGGTGCAATTGATGAAGAAATGACGAGTAAATCGTACATTGTGCCCGGATTAGGCGACGCAGGAGATCTGGCTTATGGAGCCAAGGTTTAG
- the uvrB gene encoding excinuclease ABC subunit UvrB, protein MKFNIVSDYSPTGDQPNAIKQLVEGVNNEEHYQTLLGVTGSGKTFTIANVIQETQKPTLILSHNKTLAAQLYGEFKQFFPENAVNYFVSYYDYYQPEAFMPSTNTYIEKDLSINEEIEKLRLRTTSALMSGRRDIIVVSSISCIYGMGNPEDFSRSVFRFSVGTRISRNSFLHSLVEILYARTTTDFKRGTFRVKGDTVDIFPAYLDSAYRISFFGDDIEELSVIDPVTGKTLEKLEDMAIYPANLFVTPKDRFNSSIWGIQEELEVRKNQLIGDRHLLEAKRLEERVNFDIEMMKELGYCSGIENYSRFFDGRSPGMRPFCLLDYFPDDYLMVIDESHVTVPQIRAMYGGDRSRKMSLVEYGFRLPSALDNRPLNFDEFEALAPQTIYVSATPADYELQKSEGVVIEQVIRPTGLLDPLIEVRPAINQVDDLLDEIDKTIKNGDRVLVTTLTKRMAEELTKYMDRLNIKVRYIHSEVKTLERVEILRGLRLGEFDVLIGINLLREGLDLPEVSLVAILDADKEGFLRSDRALIQTIGRAARNDRGRVIMYADKMTDSMARTIEETNRRRDKQVAYNLENGIVPKTVGKSREAILEQTSVLDFSSGETKRAKPYIEVDQVSMAADPIVQYMTKAEMQKSIDKTRKDMSKAAKDMDFLLAARLRDEMFAMEKMFEERFAKS, encoded by the coding sequence ATGAAATTTAATATTGTTTCCGATTACAGTCCCACTGGAGACCAGCCCAATGCCATTAAACAGCTAGTTGAAGGTGTAAACAACGAAGAGCATTATCAGACATTATTAGGTGTAACAGGATCCGGAAAAACGTTTACCATTGCCAACGTCATTCAGGAAACTCAAAAACCAACACTAATTCTGAGTCATAATAAAACACTTGCTGCTCAACTTTATGGAGAATTTAAACAATTCTTCCCCGAAAATGCAGTGAACTATTTTGTATCCTATTACGATTACTATCAACCTGAGGCATTTATGCCCAGCACCAATACCTATATAGAGAAAGATTTAAGCATCAATGAGGAAATAGAAAAACTCAGATTGCGTACCACATCGGCTTTAATGTCCGGTCGGAGGGATATCATCGTTGTTTCTTCCATCTCCTGTATTTACGGTATGGGTAATCCCGAGGATTTTTCGAGGTCTGTATTCCGCTTTTCAGTAGGGACTCGGATTTCCAGAAATTCCTTTTTACATAGTCTGGTCGAGATTTTATATGCACGTACCACCACTGACTTTAAACGTGGAACATTTAGGGTAAAAGGAGATACCGTAGATATTTTTCCCGCATATCTGGATAGTGCCTATCGCATTTCTTTTTTCGGTGATGATATTGAAGAGCTAAGTGTAATAGATCCGGTGACGGGGAAAACGCTCGAGAAGTTGGAAGATATGGCTATTTACCCGGCCAATTTGTTTGTTACACCTAAGGATAGATTTAATTCGTCCATTTGGGGTATACAAGAAGAATTAGAGGTACGCAAAAATCAGTTGATTGGCGATAGGCATCTGCTGGAGGCAAAAAGGTTGGAAGAACGGGTTAATTTCGATATCGAGATGATGAAAGAACTGGGGTATTGCTCAGGAATTGAAAATTATTCCCGGTTTTTCGATGGGAGATCACCAGGTATGCGCCCCTTCTGTTTGCTGGATTATTTCCCGGATGATTATTTAATGGTAATCGACGAAAGTCACGTTACCGTACCTCAAATCAGGGCCATGTATGGTGGTGATAGGTCGCGGAAGATGTCGCTGGTTGAATATGGTTTCCGTTTACCTTCGGCATTGGACAACAGGCCGCTGAATTTTGATGAGTTTGAAGCCCTTGCACCGCAAACGATCTATGTGAGCGCTACGCCGGCAGACTACGAGTTGCAAAAATCAGAAGGTGTGGTTATTGAGCAAGTGATCAGACCAACAGGATTACTGGACCCTTTAATTGAAGTGCGTCCGGCCATTAACCAGGTAGACGATTTACTGGATGAAATCGATAAAACGATAAAAAATGGAGATCGCGTATTGGTAACTACGTTAACTAAGCGGATGGCCGAAGAGTTGACCAAATATATGGATCGGTTGAACATTAAAGTGCGTTATATCCATTCTGAAGTTAAAACATTAGAGCGTGTAGAGATTTTACGTGGCCTGCGTTTAGGCGAATTTGACGTGTTGATCGGAATCAACCTGCTAAGGGAAGGATTGGATTTGCCAGAGGTGTCGCTGGTTGCTATTTTAGATGCCGATAAAGAAGGTTTCCTTCGTTCGGATCGGGCCTTAATCCAAACCATAGGAAGGGCCGCAAGAAATGATAGGGGTAGGGTAATCATGTATGCCGATAAGATGACAGACTCCATGGCACGTACTATAGAAGAAACCAACAGACGTAGGGATAAACAGGTTGCTTATAACCTCGAAAATGGTATTGTACCTAAAACTGTAGGGAAAAGCCGTGAAGCGATTCTGGAGCAAACTTCGGTGCTCGACTTCTCTTCGGGTGAAACGAAACGCGCTAAACCCTACATTGAGGTTGATCAGGTGAGCATGGCTGCTGATCCGATTGTTCAATATATGACTAAGGCCGAAATGCAGAAGTCAATTGATAAAACGCGTAAGGACATGAGTAAAGCAGCAAAGGATATGGACTTTTTATTGGCTGCCCGCTTGCGGGATGAAATGTTTGCCATGGAAAAAATGTTTGAAGAACGATTTGCTAAGTCGTAA
- a CDS encoding YwbE family protein — MDGKSRKDIYPGLEVDIILKKDQRSGKLTRGIVANLLTSASFHSRGIKVRLEDGQIGRVAAIVDDN; from the coding sequence ATGGACGGAAAGAGCAGAAAGGATATATACCCGGGGTTAGAAGTGGATATCATCCTTAAGAAAGACCAGCGAAGTGGAAAACTAACAAGAGGTATTGTTGCAAATTTGCTTACCTCGGCATCATTTCACTCACGTGGTATTAAAGTGCGGTTGGAAGACGGACAAATCGGCAGGGTGGCTGCTATTGTAGATGACAATTAA
- a CDS encoding DUF4834 domain-containing protein, with protein MGFIKFILITVLILYIIRIIIRLIFPLVLRNLFSKVQQQAQNQARQQYTKPEGSISIDYMPPKPKTGKTDNLGDFVDYEELK; from the coding sequence ATGGGATTTATAAAATTCATATTAATCACTGTACTAATACTTTACATCATACGTATTATCATTCGTTTGATATTTCCTTTGGTATTGAGGAACTTATTCAGCAAGGTACAGCAGCAAGCACAAAACCAGGCGAGACAACAGTATACCAAACCCGAAGGATCAATTTCAATTGACTATATGCCTCCAAAACCTAAAACAGGTAAAACAGATAATCTAGGCGATTTTGTAGATTACGAAGAGCTGAAATAG
- a CDS encoding UDP-2,3-diacylglucosamine diphosphatase translates to MTSKREVDIAVISDVHLGTYGCHAKELLKYLKSIKPKMLVLNGDIIDIWQFSKRYWPETHMKVVRKLMKFVVEGVPVYYLTGNHDELLRKFADMHIGTFHLQNKLVVELDGKKAWFFHGDIFDVTMQHSKWLAKLGAVGYDTLILINSFVNWCLALMGREKMSFSKRIKAKFKDAVKFINGFENTAAELAAEKGYEYVVCGHIHQPEMRTIITENGDVTYLNSGDWVENLTALEYYDKSWKVFKYEQQNFQKDEIEEGELSDGEDLHSKLDINTLLQKIKLEIV, encoded by the coding sequence ATGACGTCTAAAAGAGAAGTTGATATTGCCGTAATTTCTGATGTACATTTAGGTACTTATGGCTGCCACGCTAAGGAATTATTGAAGTACCTTAAAAGTATTAAACCTAAAATGTTGGTTTTAAACGGTGACATCATCGATATCTGGCAATTTAGCAAAAGATACTGGCCTGAAACCCACATGAAAGTAGTTAGAAAGTTGATGAAGTTTGTGGTAGAAGGCGTTCCTGTTTATTATCTTACAGGTAACCATGATGAACTGCTGCGGAAATTCGCAGATATGCATATCGGGACGTTTCACCTGCAGAATAAGTTGGTTGTAGAGCTGGATGGCAAAAAAGCCTGGTTTTTTCATGGAGATATATTTGATGTAACCATGCAACATTCCAAATGGCTGGCCAAACTAGGCGCGGTAGGTTACGATACACTCATTTTGATCAATAGTTTTGTGAATTGGTGTCTGGCACTTATGGGGCGGGAAAAAATGAGTTTCTCGAAACGGATTAAAGCGAAGTTCAAAGATGCGGTAAAGTTTATCAATGGCTTTGAAAATACAGCTGCTGAGTTGGCCGCAGAAAAAGGCTACGAATATGTTGTTTGCGGACATATTCATCAGCCCGAAATGAGAACGATCATTACTGAGAATGGTGATGTAACTTATTTAAATAGTGGTGATTGGGTGGAGAACCTTACGGCCCTTGAATATTATGATAAATCCTGGAAAGTGTTTAAATACGAACAACAAAACTTTCAGAAAGATGAGATAGAAGAGGGCGAATTGTCGGATGGAGAAGATCTGCATAGTAAACTCGATATCAATACTCTATTGCAAAAGATTAAATTAGAAATTGTCTAA
- a CDS encoding glycosyltransferase family protein, which produces MKILYAIQGTGNGHISRAREIVPLLQQYGDVDLLISGTQADVKLTQTVKYQLHGFSFIFGKKGGVNHYETWKSMNLPRFVKDMRQMPLKDYNLILNDFEPVTAWACKTKGIESVGLSHQASFQSRKVPKPKSIDWAQLVMKYYAPATHYVGFHFDRYDDFIHTPVIRAEIRNMLTSNLGHYTVYLPAIDDQYLVPILKQISNVNWEVFSKHCKQGYVDGNVNVRPVNNELFNNSLASCEGLFTGGGFEGPAEALYLGKKLLVAPMKFQYEQQCNAYALKQFGLPVVWSSNKNWLPIIKNWVNSPQEHQFYFPDETAAVIDKVVKQFAR; this is translated from the coding sequence ATGAAGATACTTTATGCCATACAAGGTACGGGTAACGGGCATATTAGCCGGGCCAGGGAGATTGTGCCCTTATTACAGCAATATGGCGATGTAGACTTATTAATCAGCGGGACGCAGGCAGATGTGAAATTGACACAAACAGTGAAGTATCAACTGCATGGCTTTAGCTTTATTTTTGGGAAAAAGGGAGGTGTAAATCATTACGAAACCTGGAAATCAATGAACTTGCCGCGCTTTGTAAAAGATATGCGTCAAATGCCCCTTAAAGATTATAATCTTATTCTTAATGATTTTGAGCCGGTAACGGCCTGGGCTTGTAAAACTAAGGGAATAGAAAGTGTTGGCCTTAGTCACCAGGCATCTTTTCAATCCCGGAAAGTTCCAAAGCCTAAAAGCATTGACTGGGCACAGCTGGTTATGAAGTACTATGCGCCGGCTACCCACTATGTAGGTTTTCATTTTGACAGGTATGATGATTTTATTCATACACCGGTGATCAGGGCTGAGATCAGAAACATGTTGACCAGTAATCTGGGACACTATACTGTATATCTACCTGCAATAGATGATCAATATCTTGTTCCCATACTCAAACAAATATCTAATGTGAACTGGGAAGTGTTTTCTAAGCACTGCAAACAGGGCTATGTAGATGGAAATGTAAATGTAAGACCTGTAAATAACGAATTGTTTAATAACAGCTTGGCTTCCTGCGAAGGTTTGTTTACCGGTGGCGGTTTTGAAGGGCCTGCTGAGGCACTTTATCTGGGTAAAAAATTGTTGGTTGCGCCAATGAAATTTCAGTACGAACAACAATGCAATGCCTATGCTTTAAAGCAATTTGGGTTGCCCGTAGTTTGGAGTAGCAACAAGAACTGGCTTCCGATCATAAAAAATTGGGTGAACAGTCCGCAGGAGCATCAATTTTATTTCCCTGATGAAACAGCCGCTGTAATTGATAAAGTTGTAAAGCAGTTTGCCAGATAA